A stretch of the Candidatus Jettenia sp. AMX2 genome encodes the following:
- a CDS encoding alpha-1,4-glucan--maltose-1-phosphate maltosyltransferase encodes MNGKKRVVVQDIKPEINAGRFPVKRVVGEKVAITADVFTDGHDAVWAVVLYQGPGDATWKEVSMQHVGNDLWKGEFTVEEAGVYSYTIEGGIDYYKSWQNSLEKKFRANQNIATDILVGIRYIEKLSRRAPKYDKEELLGLCRVLKTEEGREKAIAEAFKKENTELIHKYRDRSFSTIYERTLMVVVDRPKALFSTWYERFPRSCSSEPGRPGTLKDCESILPEIARMGFDVFYLPPVHPIGKTNRKGKNNSIVVCADDAGCPWAIGSEEGGHTSVHPQLGTLEDFESLVTKARDHGIEIALDLAFQCSPDHPYVKEHPEWFQWRPDGSVQYAENPPKKYEDVLPLNFETEHWFQLWEELKGVVIFWIEKGVRIFRVDNPHTKPFPFWEWLITEIKKTYPDTIFLSEAFTRPKVMYYLAKLGFTQSYTYFTWRNTKKEIMAYLTELTGTEVREYFRPIFWPNTPDILPEHLQYGGTPAFKMRLVLAATLSSSYGIFGPAFELCVGGAIPGKEEYLDSEKYEIKYWHWDKPGNLKDFIARINRIRKENPALQTTGNLEFSEIDNDYLLAYRKTTEDLSNILFIVVNLDPYHVQSGFVKVPVEKLGIDKGQPYLAHDLLSDDKYIWQGEDNYVELNPSVLPAHIFRIRKRLRRETDFDYFM; translated from the coding sequence ATGAATGGAAAAAAAAGGGTTGTTGTTCAGGACATAAAACCTGAAATAAATGCCGGCCGTTTCCCTGTGAAAAGAGTCGTTGGGGAAAAAGTAGCCATTACGGCGGATGTCTTCACTGACGGACACGATGCCGTTTGGGCTGTTGTACTGTATCAAGGTCCCGGGGATGCTACATGGAAAGAGGTTTCCATGCAGCATGTGGGAAACGACTTGTGGAAAGGGGAATTTACGGTTGAAGAAGCAGGGGTTTATTCTTATACCATCGAAGGTGGTATTGATTATTACAAGAGCTGGCAGAATAGTCTGGAAAAGAAGTTTCGTGCAAATCAGAATATAGCAACCGACATTCTTGTGGGAATCCGCTATATAGAAAAACTATCCCGGAGGGCACCGAAGTATGACAAAGAAGAACTTCTGGGGTTGTGCAGGGTCTTAAAAACAGAAGAGGGCCGTGAAAAGGCTATCGCTGAGGCATTTAAAAAAGAGAATACGGAACTGATCCATAAATACAGGGACAGAAGTTTCAGCACAATCTATGAAAGGACGCTTATGGTTGTCGTCGATAGGCCAAAGGCCCTTTTTAGTACCTGGTATGAGCGCTTTCCAAGGTCTTGCTCTTCTGAACCGGGAAGACCCGGTACTCTCAAGGACTGTGAATCGATTCTTCCGGAAATAGCAAGAATGGGCTTTGATGTCTTTTATCTTCCACCGGTTCATCCTATAGGAAAGACGAATCGTAAGGGTAAAAATAATTCAATAGTTGTTTGTGCCGACGATGCAGGATGTCCCTGGGCCATTGGGTCTGAAGAGGGCGGCCATACCTCTGTGCATCCACAGTTGGGAACCCTGGAGGACTTTGAGAGCCTGGTTACGAAAGCCAGGGATCATGGCATAGAGATTGCTCTCGATCTGGCATTTCAATGTTCACCCGATCATCCATATGTTAAGGAACACCCCGAATGGTTTCAGTGGCGGCCCGATGGCTCGGTACAATATGCTGAAAATCCTCCCAAAAAATATGAGGATGTATTGCCCTTGAATTTTGAGACAGAACATTGGTTTCAGTTGTGGGAGGAGTTAAAGGGCGTTGTTATTTTCTGGATTGAGAAAGGCGTTCGTATATTCAGGGTGGATAATCCACATACGAAGCCATTCCCTTTTTGGGAATGGCTGATAACGGAAATAAAAAAAACCTATCCGGATACCATCTTCCTTTCGGAGGCCTTTACAAGGCCAAAGGTTATGTATTACCTTGCCAAACTTGGATTTACCCAATCATATACTTATTTCACCTGGAGAAACACCAAAAAAGAGATCATGGCGTATCTTACCGAACTTACCGGAACAGAGGTAAGGGAGTACTTCAGGCCCATTTTCTGGCCTAATACACCCGATATCCTTCCGGAGCATCTGCAATACGGAGGAACACCGGCTTTTAAGATGAGGCTTGTCCTTGCTGCAACCCTCTCATCAAGTTATGGCATATTTGGCCCTGCATTTGAACTTTGCGTAGGCGGTGCCATTCCCGGGAAAGAAGAATACCTTGATTCGGAAAAATATGAGATAAAATACTGGCATTGGGATAAGCCCGGCAATCTCAAGGATTTTATTGCAAGGATTAACCGGATAAGAAAAGAGAACCCTGCCCTTCAAACCACGGGAAATTTGGAATTTTCTGAGATAGATAATGATTATCTGCTTGCTTACCGGAAGACAACGGAGGACCTCTCCAATATACTGTTCATTGTTGTAAATCTTGATCCGTATCATGTCCAATCCGGATTTGTAAAGGTTCCTGTAGAGAAACTGGGGATAGATAAAGGACAGCCGTATCTTGCCCACGATCTATTAAGTGATGATAAATATATCTGGCAGGGTGAAGATAATTATGTAGAACTCAACCCCAGCGTACTTCCTGCACATATTTTCAGAATAAGGAAGCGGTTGAGAAGGGAAACTGATTTTGATTATTTTATGTAA
- the treZ gene encoding malto-oligosyltrehalose trehalohydrolase produces MRVGVNKLGHKSYEFVVWAPFLQAVSLKIVSPCQKIIPMERDRKGYWKTNLNDAPENIYYYYRLNDETDRPDPASHYQCRDVHGPSQVIDHTFHWQDAGWKGIPLAEMILYELHVGTFTPEGTFDAVISRLDELKDVGINAVEIMPIAQFPGERNWGYDGVYPYAVQNSYGGPEGFRRLVNECHKRGMSVVLDVVYNHLGPEGNYLREFGPYFTDKYKTPWGEAINFDDKYSNEVRNYFIENALYWFRHYHVDALRLDAIHAIFDMEAKHFLCELSERVEEFSECERRKYYLIAESDLNDSRVVRRRESGGHGIEGVWCDDFHHTLHALLTGENTGYYIDFGKIAQLVKSVQEGFVYSGEYSEYRKRNHGNSSKEISGGKMVVFSQNHDQVGNRMFGERLSTLVSYEALKLVAGTVLLSPYIPLLFMGEEYGDDSPFLYFVSHCDTALVAAVRQGRKKEFSGFLWKADPPDPQSIQTFLSSKIQWEKRGEGNNRVLLNFYKHLIRLRRTIPALSYPDKKSLHADCFEGEKIMLVQRWKDSSHILLLLNFNTNDVTFTPVLPEGIFTRILDSSEKTWNGPGTFPENDLHSGNEISVKGHSLVLYEKKKS; encoded by the coding sequence ATGAGAGTAGGAGTAAATAAGTTAGGACATAAAAGTTATGAATTTGTTGTTTGGGCTCCTTTTCTGCAGGCGGTATCATTAAAAATCGTTTCTCCCTGTCAGAAAATTATTCCCATGGAAAGGGACAGGAAAGGATATTGGAAAACAAACCTTAACGATGCACCGGAAAATATTTATTATTATTACCGGCTTAATGATGAAACGGACAGGCCTGATCCTGCCTCTCATTATCAGTGCAGGGATGTACACGGGCCCTCACAGGTTATTGATCATACATTTCATTGGCAGGATGCCGGATGGAAAGGCATTCCCCTTGCTGAGATGATACTGTACGAGCTTCATGTAGGGACATTCACCCCTGAAGGGACTTTTGATGCAGTGATCAGCCGTCTTGATGAATTAAAGGATGTAGGGATAAATGCTGTAGAAATAATGCCAATTGCCCAATTCCCCGGAGAGAGAAACTGGGGCTATGATGGTGTTTATCCCTATGCGGTACAAAACTCTTACGGAGGTCCTGAAGGTTTCAGACGCCTTGTAAATGAATGTCATAAGCGGGGGATGTCGGTGGTACTTGATGTTGTTTATAATCACCTGGGACCTGAAGGTAATTATCTGAGAGAATTCGGCCCTTATTTTACGGATAAATATAAAACACCCTGGGGTGAAGCCATAAATTTTGATGACAAATACTCAAATGAGGTAAGAAATTATTTTATAGAAAATGCACTCTACTGGTTCAGGCACTATCATGTTGATGCATTGCGGCTTGATGCAATACATGCCATTTTTGACATGGAAGCGAAACATTTTCTCTGTGAACTTTCAGAAAGGGTTGAAGAATTTTCGGAATGCGAGAGGAGGAAATATTACCTTATTGCTGAAAGTGACCTTAACGACTCCCGTGTAGTAAGGCGAAGGGAATCCGGAGGACATGGCATTGAGGGTGTCTGGTGTGACGATTTTCACCATACGCTCCACGCCCTGCTTACGGGTGAAAATACCGGATATTACATTGATTTCGGGAAAATAGCACAGCTTGTGAAGTCTGTTCAGGAGGGGTTTGTTTATTCGGGAGAATATTCGGAGTACCGGAAAAGGAATCACGGCAACTCCTCAAAAGAGATATCAGGCGGAAAGATGGTTGTGTTTTCCCAGAACCATGATCAGGTTGGCAACAGGATGTTTGGAGAGAGGCTTAGTACGCTTGTATCGTATGAGGCACTGAAACTTGTTGCGGGAACGGTTCTCCTTTCTCCCTACATTCCCCTGTTGTTCATGGGTGAAGAATACGGGGATGATTCGCCATTTCTCTATTTTGTAAGCCATTGTGATACTGCACTTGTCGCGGCAGTGAGGCAGGGGAGAAAGAAAGAGTTCAGTGGTTTTTTATGGAAAGCAGATCCCCCTGATCCGCAAAGCATACAGACGTTTCTTTCTTCAAAAATACAGTGGGAAAAAAGAGGGGAGGGGAATAACCGTGTATTGTTGAACTTCTATAAACATCTTATACGATTGAGGAGGACGATTCCGGCGCTCTCGTATCCTGATAAAAAAAGCCTTCATGCTGACTGTTTTGAAGGGGAAAAAATTATGCTTGTTCAAAGATGGAAAGATTCCAGTCATATATTGCTTCTGCTTAATTTTAACACCAATGATGTTACATTTACGCCTGTATTGCCGGAAGGAATCTTTACCAGGATACTGGATTCTTCTGAAAAGACATGGAACGGTCCCGGCACGTTTCCTGAGAATGACCTTCATTCCGGAAATGAGATTTCAGTGAAGGGGCACAGCCTTGTCCTTTATGAGAAGAAAAAGTCTTGA
- a CDS encoding response regulator: MAKKILIVEDEEEFFLFYTIMLEDTGYTLIRAMNGEEAFEKTKKEKPDLIILDLLLDQLAGDIFLQQLKSNPVFAHIPVIIASSFSPRSFKEIFELDPHLTFLEKPFTQEKLLTEIRSKLE; the protein is encoded by the coding sequence TTGGCTAAGAAAATACTAATCGTTGAAGACGAAGAGGAATTTTTTCTCTTCTACACTATCATGCTTGAAGACACTGGCTACACTCTTATTCGTGCCATGAATGGTGAAGAAGCATTTGAAAAAACAAAAAAAGAAAAACCGGACCTTATTATCCTTGATCTGCTGCTTGATCAGTTGGCGGGAGATATATTTCTTCAGCAATTAAAATCGAATCCGGTGTTTGCTCATATTCCCGTTATTATTGCAAGCAGTTTTTCACCGCGTTCCTTTAAGGAAATATTCGAACTGGACCCTCATTTAACCTTCCTGGAAAAACCATTTACACAGGAAAAATTGCTTACGGAGATCCGGTCAAAGTTAGAATAG
- a CDS encoding transglutaminase-like domain-containing protein: protein MKFLPSIKKVFLISLTIIAGCNSVKDTGLNNKGYLNSLKRNLTEDIKDGRLDMPFEQACLIASGVNTHKKMQRYLAKIDHLIFRIGNETVVSVTDDPLTRSKILFDWLQKNTNEGIYEDSYDFRKTLNLKTGNCLSYAIQFTIICRHFGIDVKNILVPGHIYSMLEVNGERHYFEHTHSDGIVKRADRDHPLKKIMDDTELISEIFVYKARNANSHMKYEESIQYCRQALLFSPHDRRPVILLLDNYLARKNYRDAFHYLNDYLAKYPDEKIFFKNTYLLLQRLCKKGDNNY from the coding sequence ATGAAATTCCTTCCGTCTATAAAAAAAGTATTTCTCATATCGTTAACAATAATCGCAGGTTGTAATTCTGTAAAAGACACCGGTTTGAATAACAAGGGATATTTAAATAGCCTGAAAAGAAACCTTACAGAGGATATAAAAGACGGCCGGCTCGATATGCCATTTGAACAGGCATGCCTTATTGCTTCCGGAGTAAATACTCACAAAAAAATGCAAAGATATCTGGCAAAAATTGACCATCTCATCTTCCGGATTGGAAACGAAACGGTTGTTAGTGTAACGGATGATCCCTTAACCAGATCAAAAATACTCTTTGACTGGCTCCAGAAAAATACCAACGAAGGGATATATGAAGATAGTTACGATTTCAGAAAAACCCTTAACCTCAAAACCGGAAATTGTCTCTCTTATGCAATTCAGTTTACCATTATATGCCGGCATTTTGGTATCGATGTTAAAAATATCCTTGTCCCCGGCCATATTTATTCGATGTTGGAAGTCAACGGGGAAAGGCACTATTTTGAACACACCCATAGCGACGGCATTGTAAAAAGGGCTGACAGAGACCACCCACTGAAGAAAATCATGGATGATACAGAACTTATTTCAGAGATATTTGTATATAAGGCCCGTAATGCAAACAGTCATATGAAATACGAAGAATCAATACAATACTGCCGGCAGGCGTTACTCTTCAGTCCCCACGACCGCCGGCCGGTAATCCTCCTCCTTGACAATTACCTTGCCAGGAAGAACTACAGGGATGCGTTCCACTACCTGAATGATTATCTCGCAAAGTATCCCGATGAAAAAATATTTTTTAAGAATACCTATCTCCTGTTGCAAAGACTATGTAAGAAAGGTGATAATAACTATTAA
- a CDS encoding CBS domain-containing protein, which produces MAAYKLVAKDLMTKKVVCVYPETPVRDLIKIFIENQIDGVPVINKEENLIGVVSKTDILKHIEKGSEEIITQDIMTTDVFTAEANDTLDYLTKKMYQEKIHRIIIQEGKQVIGIVSVLDILHVISTLGYGSVGLLNEDAILDLRKGLETVEKSIHSLRTTLDKIYGPK; this is translated from the coding sequence ATGGCTGCTTACAAACTTGTCGCAAAGGACTTAATGACAAAAAAGGTTGTGTGTGTCTATCCAGAAACACCCGTCCGGGATCTGATAAAAATCTTTATAGAAAATCAAATAGATGGAGTGCCAGTTATAAACAAAGAAGAAAATCTCATTGGGGTTGTCTCAAAAACTGATATTCTTAAACACATCGAAAAAGGGTCTGAAGAAATAATAACACAAGATATTATGACAACTGATGTCTTTACGGCAGAAGCCAATGATACCCTGGATTACCTCACAAAAAAAATGTATCAGGAAAAGATCCACAGAATTATTATCCAGGAAGGTAAACAGGTTATTGGCATTGTAAGCGTGCTTGACATCCTTCATGTCATAAGCACATTAGGCTATGGCAGCGTTGGCCTTCTTAATGAAGATGCAATCCTGGATTTGCGGAAAGGATTGGAAACCGTAGAAAAATCTATTCATTCGTTACGTACTACCCTTGATAAAATATATGGTCCAAAATGA